From a region of the Alnus glutinosa chromosome 1, dhAlnGlut1.1, whole genome shotgun sequence genome:
- the LOC133858623 gene encoding uncharacterized protein LOC133858623, with protein sequence MEVICRKIGFDKVFAVDPIGRSGGLAFLFNSESTVEVFNYSRRHINIMVKDGDNNPWWKLTGFYGNPDCAKRAESWELLKFLNTCYPTPWLCARDFNEVVVQEEKEGSNLRKESQLTGFREALEERIGSWNVWKRLQIRSQLVERWALLNWSGQKFGKVEEDIKRKTDQLAALQSNECPALATQIRSLQREIDDLLEFEDMKWKQRASEWRKTNRIRSVIDEQGRTWRKNRDIGKVFLSFYEELFTSQGAGWVEECTRLVETRVTDDMNNRLLHRFSEEEVQKALFQMHTLKAPGPDGYPAVFY encoded by the exons ATGGAGGTTATCTGTAGGAAAATTGGTTTTGACAAGGTTTTTGCGGTCGACCCGATAGGAAGGAGTGGGGGGTTGGCTTTTTTGTTTAACTCGGAGTCTACGGTAGAAGTGTTTAACTACTCCAGACGCCATATCAATATCATGGTTAAGGATGGGGATAATAATCCATGGTGGAAGCTCACTGGATTCTACGGCAACCCAGACTGTGCTAAGAGGGCTGAATCGTGGGAATTGCTTAAGTTCCTGAACACCTGCTATCCGACCCCTTGGCTCTGTGCAAGGGATTTTAACGAGGTTGTAGTGCAGGAGGAAAAGGAGGGCTCAAACCTCAGGAAGGAATCTCAGTTGACAGGCTTCAGGGAAGCTCTGGAG GAGAGGATAGGGTCATGGAACGTTTGGAAGAGGCTTCAAATTCGAAGCCAGCTGGTTGAACGATG GGCTCTGCTGAATTGGAGTGGGCAAAAATTTGGGAAGGTGGAGGAGGACATCAAGAGGAAAACTGATCAGTTGGCTGCTCTCCAAAGCAACGAATGCCCGGCCTTAGCTACTCAGATTAGATCTCTGCAAAGGGAGATTGATGACCTGCTGGAGTTTGAGGACATGAAGTGGAAGCAGCGGGCTTCGGAATG GAGGAAAACCAATCGCATCCGGAGTGTCATAGATGAGCAGGGCAGAACGTGGAGGAAAAACAGAGACATTGGCAAGGTATTCCTCAGCTTCTATGAGGAGCTTTTCACCTCTCAAGGGGCTGGCTGGGTGGAGGAGTGCACAAGATTGGTTGAAACCCGGGTCACTGATGACATGAATAACCGGCTTCTTCACAGATTCTCAGAGGAGGAAGTCCAGAAAGCTTTATTTCAGATGCACACCCTCAAGGCCCCCGGACCGGATGGCTACCCTGCTGTCTTCTATTAG